One region of Actinomycetes bacterium genomic DNA includes:
- a CDS encoding GNAT family N-acetyltransferase: MLNLFGQSQVFPPDYPSSYESVVRLTDGRRVEIRPILPSDAPELAEAIRTADAETLHARFLGGAPRITTAVLERLTRIDYVSHFALVARNRGRGVAVARYAVPPTSEDGSLVADVAVAVRPEWRRVGLATALIKELARRAQECGITDFTALFLAENRPVTELAHEGHARVVIAEGIAQLHGKLTDPPEDWSSHDRPVPE; encoded by the coding sequence ATGCTGAACTTGTTTGGCCAGTCTCAGGTCTTCCCGCCTGACTACCCCAGTAGTTACGAGTCCGTCGTTCGGCTGACCGACGGACGGCGGGTCGAGATCCGTCCGATCCTTCCGTCTGATGCACCGGAGCTGGCCGAGGCGATTCGCACGGCCGATGCCGAGACGCTGCATGCCCGCTTTCTGGGCGGTGCCCCGCGCATTACCACCGCCGTCTTGGAAAGATTGACCCGAATCGACTATGTCAGCCATTTCGCACTCGTCGCCCGCAACCGGGGACGCGGTGTTGCCGTCGCGCGCTACGCGGTGCCCCCGACATCGGAGGATGGATCGTTGGTGGCCGACGTCGCGGTCGCTGTGAGACCGGAATGGCGACGGGTTGGCCTGGCGACCGCACTCATCAAGGAGCTCGCCCGCCGCGCTCAGGAGTGCGGCATCACCGACTTCACCGCGTTGTTTCTCGCGGAGAACCGTCCGGTGACCGAGCTTGCACACGAAGGACACGCCCGCGTAGTGATCGCGGAAGGCATCGCCCAGCTGCATGGAAAACTCACGGACCCACCCGAGGACTGGTCCAGCCACGATCGACCCGTGCCCGAGTAG
- a CDS encoding glycerol-3-phosphate dehydrogenase/oxidase, whose translation MKTTALTAQTRGVALETLQASTTPGHELDILVIGGGVTGAGVALDAVTRGLKVGIVEAQDWAGGTSSRSSKLVHGGLRYLQMLDFHLVREALTERDLLLTELAPHLVRPVSFLYPLEHRIWERAFVGSGIALYDILASINGRRRALPLHSHVTRGGLEKLFPDLKHDAAIGAVRYWDATVDDARLVTTLVRTAAEYGAAAASRTQVVALAKSPAGAVTGATVQDLESGHRFEVRAHQVITATGVWTEETEELAGTQGGLRVLASKGVHIVVPRDKIAGDTGLILQTEKSVLFVIPWSRYWVIGTTDTPWKMQLQHPVATAADIDYLIEHANEVLSRPISRKDIIGTWAGLRPLLQPGTKEGTTSAKVSREHTVASPTPGLTVIAGGKLTTYRVMAEDAVDFALGQRAKTLKSITATIPLAGAEGLKALQRLAPTIATQYGWTQTRLDHLLHRYGSLLRELTEAVDAEPDLGQPLTGAPAYLRAEVAYAVTHEGALHLDDVLMYRTRLNYEQADRGLGAIEEIAAIMAPLLGWDTQTQTREITAYRERAEAEAAAELQPDDETAEQVRLKATEIAPLHQLPATDTPNSTEAIASRIAKP comes from the coding sequence GAAGGTCGGCATCGTCGAGGCCCAGGACTGGGCCGGCGGGACCTCCAGCCGGTCCAGCAAGCTGGTCCACGGCGGCCTGCGGTACCTGCAGATGCTCGACTTCCACCTGGTCCGTGAGGCGCTGACCGAGCGGGACCTGCTGCTCACCGAGCTGGCACCCCACCTGGTGCGGCCCGTGTCCTTCCTCTACCCGCTGGAGCACCGGATCTGGGAACGCGCGTTCGTCGGGTCGGGCATCGCGCTGTACGACATCCTGGCGAGCATCAACGGCCGCCGGCGCGCCCTGCCGCTGCACAGCCATGTGACCCGAGGGGGCCTGGAGAAGCTCTTCCCCGACCTGAAGCACGACGCCGCGATCGGGGCGGTGCGCTACTGGGACGCCACCGTGGACGACGCGCGCCTGGTCACGACCCTGGTCCGCACCGCCGCGGAGTACGGCGCGGCCGCGGCCTCACGCACCCAGGTCGTCGCTCTGGCGAAGTCACCGGCCGGCGCCGTCACCGGCGCCACCGTCCAAGACCTGGAGAGCGGACACCGCTTCGAGGTCCGCGCCCACCAGGTCATCACCGCCACCGGCGTGTGGACCGAAGAGACCGAAGAGCTCGCCGGTACCCAGGGCGGGCTACGCGTCCTGGCCTCCAAGGGCGTGCACATCGTGGTCCCGCGAGACAAGATCGCCGGCGACACCGGCCTGATCCTGCAGACCGAGAAGAGCGTGCTCTTCGTCATCCCATGGTCGCGGTACTGGGTCATCGGAACCACCGACACCCCATGGAAGATGCAGCTCCAGCATCCCGTGGCAACCGCCGCCGACATCGACTACCTCATCGAGCACGCCAACGAGGTACTCTCCCGCCCGATCTCCCGCAAGGACATCATCGGCACCTGGGCCGGCCTGCGCCCCCTGCTGCAGCCCGGCACCAAAGAAGGCACCACATCGGCCAAGGTCTCCCGCGAACACACCGTCGCCTCCCCCACACCGGGCCTGACCGTCATCGCCGGCGGCAAGCTCACCACCTACCGCGTCATGGCCGAGGACGCGGTCGACTTCGCCCTGGGCCAGCGCGCCAAGACACTGAAGTCCATCACCGCCACCATCCCCCTGGCCGGGGCCGAAGGACTCAAAGCCCTACAACGCCTGGCCCCGACCATCGCCACCCAGTACGGCTGGACCCAAACCAGGCTCGACCACCTGCTCCACCGCTACGGCTCACTACTACGCGAGCTGACCGAAGCCGTCGACGCCGAACCAGACCTGGGCCAGCCACTGACCGGCGCACCGGCCTACCTACGCGCCGAAGTCGCCTACGCCGTCACCCACGAAGGCGCACTCCACCTGGACGACGTCCTGATGTACCGCACCCGCCTCAACTACGAACAAGCCGACCGCGGCCTGGGCGCCATCGAGGAGATCGCCGCCATCATGGCCCCGCTCCTGGGCTGGGACACCCAGACCCAGACCCGAGAGATCACCGCCTACCGCGAACGCGCCGAAGCCGAAGCCGCCGCCGAGCTCCAGCCCGACGACGAGACCGCCGAACAAGTACGCCTCAAAGCCACCGAGATCGCCCCCCTACACCAGCTCCCCGCCACAGACACCCCCAACAGCACGGAGGCGATAGCGTCGCGGATCGCGAAGCCGTAG